A stretch of the Equus quagga isolate Etosha38 chromosome 9, UCLA_HA_Equagga_1.0, whole genome shotgun sequence genome encodes the following:
- the LOC124245112 gene encoding ferritin heavy chain, which translates to MTTAFPSQVRQNYHQDSEAAINRQINLELHASYVYLSMSFYFDRDDVALKNFAKYFLHQSHEEREHAEKLMKLQNQRGGRIFLQDIKKPDQDDWENGLKAMECALHLEKNVNESLLELHKLATDKNDPHLCDFLETHYLNEQVKAIKELGDHVTNLRRMGAPESGMAEYLFDKHTLGECDES; encoded by the coding sequence ATGACGACCGCGTTCCCCTCGCAGGTGCGCCAGAACTACCACCAGGACTCGGAGGCCGCCATCAACCGTCAGATCAACCTGGAGCTCCACGCCTCCTATGTGTACCTGTCCATGTCTTTCTATTTTGATCGCGATGATGTGGCTTTGAAGAActttgccaaatattttcttcaccaaTCTCATGAGGAGAGGGAACATGCTGAGAAACTGATGAAGCTGCAGAACCAACGAGGCGGCCGGATCTTCCTTCAGGACATCAAGAAACCAGACCAGGATGACTGGGAGAATGGGCTGAAGGCAATGGAGTGTGCATTacacttggaaaaaaatgtgaatgagTCACTATTGGAACTGCACAAACTGGCCACTGACAAAAATGACCCCCACTTGTGTGACTTCCTCGAGACTCATTACCTGAATGAGCAGGTGAAAGCCATCAAAGAATTGGGTGACCACGTAACCAACCTGCGCAGGATGGGGGCCCCCGAATCTGGCATGGCAGAGTATCTCTTTGACAAGCACACCCTGGGAGAGTGTGACGAGAGCTAA